One genomic window of Thermoflexus hugenholtzii JAD2 includes the following:
- a CDS encoding Uma2 family endonuclease, translating to MRVQVQRRLFTVEEYHRMAEAGILSEDDRVELIEGELVTMSPIGSRHAACVKRLVRLLDRAVGDRAIVGAQDPIRLGTRSEPQPDVALLRYRPDFYASAH from the coding sequence ATGCGCGTTCAGGTCCAGCGGCGCTTGTTCACTGTGGAGGAATACCACCGCATGGCCGAGGCCGGCATCCTCTCCGAAGACGACCGCGTGGAGCTCATCGAAGGAGAACTCGTCACCATGAGCCCCATCGGAAGCCGACACGCCGCCTGCGTGAAGCGCCTCGTCCGGCTCCTGGATCGAGCCGTGGGAGATCGTGCGATCGTCGGCGCCCAGGATCCCATCCGCCTGGGGACCCGTTCAGAGCCGCAGCCGGATGTGGCGCTGCTCCGCTATCGCCCCGATTTCTACGCCTCCGCCCAC
- a CDS encoding xylulokinase, translating to MPGERWILTMDLGTTGPKVGLVSTQGELLAWEKEPTRLSLLSDGGAEQDPHEWWEAIRRATHRLLEGIPEARERIVAIGCTGMWSTLVPVDREGAPLTPAILWMDARGAPEVEEMFGGFPSVAGYRLDRLILWIRLTGGVPGHSGKDSFAHLLYLRRRRPEVYRETWKFLEAKDYLNLRLTGCAAASYDSVALFWLTDNRDILRIDYHPALLRTAGVDREKLPDLRKAVEILGPLRPEAARDLDLRPGIPVIVGTPDVQAGAVGSGAVADEAPHLYLGTSSWLTCHVPFRRVDLLRNMTTLPSAIPGRYFIANEQETAGACLQVLGRLLQDPTATAPLPEPLLDALAAQAPPGSGGLLFTPWLYGERTPVEDSALRGGFFNLSLETQREHLVRAVFEGVAYNTRWLLEAVEAFLRHRVEDIRFIGGGARSAVWGQIMADVLNRTIHTVQEPQLAALRGVALLATVALGELTWAEIPERVPIAATFRPDPAHRARYDALFREFLALYRATRGIYRRLHRRRSLFV from the coding sequence GTGCCGGGCGAGCGCTGGATCCTAACGATGGACCTGGGGACGACGGGCCCCAAGGTGGGCCTGGTCTCGACGCAGGGGGAGCTCCTGGCCTGGGAGAAGGAGCCCACCCGGTTGTCCCTCCTGTCGGACGGCGGGGCGGAACAGGATCCCCATGAATGGTGGGAGGCCATCCGGCGGGCCACCCATCGCTTGCTGGAAGGGATCCCGGAGGCCCGGGAACGCATCGTCGCCATCGGCTGCACCGGCATGTGGTCCACCCTCGTCCCCGTGGACCGCGAAGGCGCTCCGTTAACCCCTGCGATCCTCTGGATGGACGCCCGGGGCGCGCCGGAGGTGGAGGAGATGTTCGGCGGCTTCCCCTCCGTGGCGGGCTACCGTCTCGATCGCCTGATCCTCTGGATCCGGCTGACGGGAGGGGTCCCGGGCCATTCGGGGAAGGATTCGTTCGCTCATCTTCTGTATCTGCGCCGTCGTCGCCCGGAGGTCTATCGGGAGACCTGGAAGTTCCTGGAGGCGAAGGACTATCTGAACCTCCGCCTGACCGGGTGCGCCGCCGCTTCTTACGATTCCGTCGCCCTCTTCTGGCTCACCGACAACCGGGACATCCTCCGGATCGACTATCATCCCGCGTTGCTTCGGACGGCGGGCGTGGATCGGGAGAAGCTCCCCGACCTCCGGAAGGCCGTGGAGATCCTGGGTCCGCTCCGGCCGGAAGCGGCCCGGGACCTGGACCTCCGCCCGGGGATCCCGGTGATCGTGGGGACGCCGGATGTGCAGGCCGGAGCGGTCGGCTCCGGGGCGGTGGCGGATGAGGCCCCGCACCTCTATCTGGGCACTTCCTCATGGCTCACCTGTCACGTGCCGTTCCGCCGGGTGGATCTCCTTCGGAACATGACCACGCTCCCCTCCGCGATCCCCGGCCGCTATTTCATCGCCAACGAGCAGGAGACGGCGGGAGCCTGCCTGCAGGTCCTGGGCCGGCTGCTCCAGGATCCCACCGCAACGGCCCCTCTCCCCGAGCCGCTCCTGGACGCCCTCGCGGCCCAGGCCCCGCCGGGGAGCGGGGGCCTGTTGTTTACGCCGTGGCTGTATGGGGAGCGAACGCCGGTGGAGGACAGCGCCCTGCGCGGGGGGTTTTTCAACCTCTCCCTGGAGACCCAACGGGAACATCTGGTGCGGGCGGTCTTCGAGGGTGTCGCTTACAACACCCGCTGGCTGTTGGAGGCGGTGGAGGCTTTCCTCCGGCATCGCGTGGAGGATATCCGGTTCATCGGGGGCGGGGCGCGCTCGGCTGTCTGGGGCCAGATCATGGCGGACGTTCTGAACCGGACGATCCATACGGTGCAGGAGCCGCAGCTGGCGGCCCTGCGCGGGGTCGCCCTGCTCGCCACGGTGGCCCTCGGTGAGCTGACGTGGGCGGAGATCCCGGAGCGGGTGCCTATTGCCGCTACCTTCCGTCCAGATCCCGCCCACCGCGCGCGCTACGACGCGCTGTTCCGGGAGTTCCTGGCCCTCTATCGGGCGACCCGCGGCATTTACCGGCGCCTTCACCGCCGCCGCTCGCTCTTCGTCTGA
- a CDS encoding xanthine dehydrogenase family protein molybdopterin-binding subunit → MTIGQRIPMRDGHLKATGRLKFGADLRLPDLLYARLVLSPHAHGRLRRIETAPARAVPGVVAVLTAADLPWFQREPESHARALLAWERVVYYGQPVAVVLAESEAAAADSAARVEIDIEPLPAVVDPLKAMAPDAPRIWPGGRPGVRADAGAHAADVGSASEGSAVLPPNVSDHVRYTRGEIARGFEEADLVLELTYRTASVHQAYIEPHTTTAALDPATETLTIWTSTQDPFGVREEVADFLGWPENRIRVVPTPVGGGFGGKFTLLEPLVAALAIHTRRPVRLTLTRQEEFLIGTPAHASIITLKTGVKRDGTLTALQARVIFDAGAFPGSPARIAANLLGSFYRFPHYEIEAFEVLTHKPGVGAYRAPGAPQALFALESQMDEMARQLGLDPLEFRLRNVMGEGDELPSGKRYGPIGLRACLEALREHPLWREGRREPGEGIGLAVGGWHGGLEPAAAMCHVDRDGSVRIYVGAVDLQGTHTAMAQLAASILGVPLEQVRILQGDTDTSPYAGASGGSKTIYTVGLAVQRAAEEARQQILRIAAEHLEVAPEDLEIHDGQIYVRGVPEPRMRVGEVAALAQRFGGKFEPVFGRGTSAQREQAPGFAAMLVRVRVDPETGRVTVREVVVAQDVGRALNPLLIEGQMHGGAAQGLGWGLWEALRYDENGVALTASFLDYALPIAPEVPPIETRIVEVPSPHGPFGARGVGEPPVVPGAAAVANAIRDAVGVRMTELPITPERLWTAMTARMIAETRLRHEWGD, encoded by the coding sequence ATGACCATCGGTCAGCGGATCCCCATGCGGGATGGCCATCTGAAGGCGACGGGGCGCTTGAAGTTCGGCGCTGACCTTCGATTGCCCGATCTCCTGTATGCCCGCTTGGTCCTCAGCCCCCATGCCCACGGCCGCCTCCGGCGGATCGAAACCGCCCCCGCCCGCGCCGTCCCCGGCGTCGTTGCCGTGCTGACCGCGGCGGATCTGCCATGGTTCCAGCGGGAGCCGGAGAGCCACGCGCGGGCGCTGTTAGCCTGGGAGCGCGTGGTGTATTACGGCCAGCCGGTCGCCGTGGTGCTGGCGGAGAGCGAGGCCGCGGCGGCGGACAGCGCCGCCCGGGTCGAGATCGATATCGAGCCGCTGCCTGCTGTGGTGGATCCCCTGAAGGCGATGGCGCCGGACGCGCCGCGGATCTGGCCGGGCGGACGCCCCGGGGTGCGGGCGGACGCCGGGGCCCACGCGGCGGACGTCGGGAGCGCCTCGGAAGGATCCGCCGTCCTGCCTCCCAACGTCTCCGACCACGTCCGCTACACCCGCGGGGAGATCGCCCGGGGCTTCGAAGAGGCGGATCTCGTCCTGGAACTTACTTATCGCACCGCTTCGGTGCATCAGGCGTATATCGAACCGCACACGACGACGGCGGCCCTCGATCCGGCCACCGAGACGCTGACCATCTGGACCAGCACGCAGGATCCCTTCGGGGTGCGGGAGGAGGTCGCCGATTTCCTGGGCTGGCCGGAGAACCGGATCCGGGTGGTGCCGACGCCGGTGGGGGGCGGCTTCGGCGGCAAGTTCACCCTGCTGGAGCCCCTGGTGGCTGCCCTGGCCATCCATACCCGCCGGCCCGTCCGGCTCACCCTCACCCGACAGGAGGAGTTCCTCATCGGAACACCCGCCCACGCCTCCATCATCACCCTGAAGACCGGGGTGAAGCGGGATGGAACCCTCACCGCCCTCCAGGCCCGCGTGATCTTCGACGCGGGGGCTTTCCCGGGCTCCCCGGCGCGCATCGCCGCGAACCTGTTGGGGAGCTTCTATCGCTTCCCCCACTATGAGATCGAGGCCTTCGAGGTGCTGACCCACAAGCCAGGGGTCGGTGCCTATCGCGCGCCGGGCGCGCCCCAGGCCCTCTTCGCCCTGGAGTCCCAGATGGATGAGATGGCCCGCCAGCTGGGGCTGGACCCCCTGGAGTTCCGGTTGCGGAATGTGATGGGGGAAGGGGACGAGCTGCCCAGCGGGAAGCGCTATGGCCCCATCGGCCTGCGGGCCTGCCTGGAGGCCCTGCGGGAGCATCCGCTGTGGCGGGAAGGGCGTCGGGAGCCCGGGGAGGGCATCGGGCTGGCGGTGGGCGGCTGGCATGGAGGGCTCGAGCCGGCCGCCGCGATGTGCCATGTGGATCGCGACGGCAGCGTCCGGATCTACGTGGGGGCGGTGGACCTGCAGGGCACGCACACGGCGATGGCTCAGCTGGCCGCCTCGATCCTGGGGGTGCCCCTGGAGCAGGTGCGGATCCTCCAGGGGGATACCGACACCAGCCCCTATGCCGGGGCCAGCGGGGGCAGCAAGACCATCTACACGGTGGGCTTGGCGGTGCAGCGGGCAGCGGAGGAGGCCCGCCAGCAGATCCTGCGCATCGCCGCGGAGCATCTGGAGGTCGCCCCGGAGGATCTGGAGATCCACGATGGCCAGATCTACGTCCGGGGGGTTCCGGAGCCCCGGATGCGCGTCGGCGAGGTGGCCGCCCTGGCCCAGCGGTTCGGGGGGAAGTTCGAGCCGGTGTTCGGTCGGGGGACCTCCGCCCAGCGGGAGCAGGCGCCGGGCTTCGCCGCCATGCTCGTCCGGGTGCGGGTGGATCCGGAGACCGGCCGGGTGACGGTGCGGGAGGTGGTGGTGGCCCAGGATGTCGGCCGGGCCCTGAACCCGTTGCTGATCGAAGGGCAGATGCACGGCGGGGCGGCTCAGGGTCTGGGCTGGGGTCTTTGGGAGGCCCTGCGTTACGATGAGAATGGGGTGGCGCTGACTGCCTCCTTCCTGGATTACGCCCTCCCCATCGCCCCGGAGGTCCCGCCCATCGAAACCCGCATCGTCGAGGTTCCCAGCCCGCACGGCCCCTTTGGGGCCCGGGGCGTTGGGGAGCCGCCGGTGGTGCCCGGGGCGGCCGCCGTGGCCAATGCGATCCGGGATGCGGTCGGCGTCCGGATGACCGAGCTGCCCATCACCCCGGAACGCCTGTGGACGGCCATGACCGCCCGGATGATCGCCGAGACCCGCCTCCGACACGAGTGGGGGGATTAA
- a CDS encoding DUF5615 family PIN-like protein — translation MRFLLNMNMPRSLSKHLQDKGYSCRHAGDIGLSHAEDWQIIEEARRQEEIILTHDLDYGRLLAFTRQSSPSIIIFRTRRSQPDQIFQKLIDILPQVEEYLRRGSIIVVEDQIIRIRRLPFDEPRR, via the coding sequence ATGAGGTTTCTGTTAAACATGAATATGCCCCGCTCTTTGTCCAAGCACTTGCAGGATAAAGGATACTCTTGTCGTCATGCAGGGGATATCGGTCTGAGTCACGCAGAGGATTGGCAAATCATTGAGGAAGCTCGACGTCAAGAGGAGATCATCCTCACCCATGATCTGGATTATGGCCGTCTGCTGGCTTTTACGCGCCAGTCTTCCCCTTCTATCATCATTTTCCGCACCCGTCGTTCCCAACCTGATCAGATATTTCAGAAATTAATCGATATACTTCCTCAAGTAGAGGAATACCTTCGGAGAGGTTCGATCATTGTTGTAGAGGATCAAATTATACGCATTCGAAGGCTGCCTTTTGATGAGCCTCGGAGATGA
- a CDS encoding class I SAM-dependent methyltransferase → MLELSRQEQARRRYQAQRPGWRPAGDVLNALLEPLLLPYVRALDAGCGRWGVLGRFQERVGLAVGVDADFPSLRENRILPLRAQARLEALPFPAWTFDLVLCTWVIEHLPEPQLAFREIARVLKPGGRLLLLTPNARHPLIALGRAIPSRWRRPLVRRLYGRAPQDIFPTFYRANTPGALRRLLRAAGLQEIAWFEIEDPTYLAFHPLLFALAALYERLTAWRPLRGWRLHLVGLFARPLVDPPSPE, encoded by the coding sequence ATGCTGGAGCTCTCCCGTCAGGAGCAGGCGCGCCGCCGGTATCAGGCGCAACGGCCGGGATGGCGGCCGGCGGGGGATGTCCTGAACGCCCTGCTGGAGCCGTTGCTCCTCCCCTACGTCCGCGCCCTGGATGCGGGATGCGGGCGCTGGGGGGTGCTGGGCCGGTTCCAGGAGCGAGTGGGCCTGGCCGTCGGGGTGGATGCGGATTTCCCTTCCCTTCGGGAGAACCGCATCCTCCCCCTCCGGGCCCAGGCACGGCTGGAGGCCCTGCCCTTCCCCGCGTGGACCTTTGATTTGGTCCTCTGCACCTGGGTGATCGAGCACCTGCCGGAGCCCCAGCTGGCTTTCCGGGAGATCGCCCGGGTGTTAAAGCCGGGAGGACGCCTTCTCCTGCTCACGCCCAACGCCCGTCATCCGCTCATCGCCCTGGGGCGCGCCATCCCATCGCGCTGGCGCCGCCCGCTGGTGCGCCGCCTCTACGGCCGCGCGCCCCAGGACATCTTCCCCACCTTCTATCGCGCCAACACGCCGGGGGCGTTGCGCCGCCTCCTCCGCGCGGCCGGCCTGCAGGAGATCGCCTGGTTCGAGATCGAGGATCCCACATATCTGGCCTTCCACCCACTCCTCTTCGCCCTCGCCGCCCTTTACGAACGGCTCACCGCGTGGCGCCCCCTGCGCGGATGGCGCCTTCACCTGGTCGGCCTGTTCGCCCGGCCCCTTGTCGATCCGCCCTCACCCGAATAA
- a CDS encoding alpha-glucosidase: MTSLRWWQRAVFYQIYPRSFADANGDGIGDLEGIRRHLDYLQDLGVEAIWLCPHYPSPLVDWGYDVADYTNVAPEYGTLEDFRRLLEDAHRRNIRVILDLVLNHTSDQHPWFQESRSRCDHPKRDWYIWRDGKDGEPPNNWYSAFGGSAWEYDPQTGQYYYHFFFKEQPDLNWRNPAVKRAMFDVVRFWLDMGVDGFRLDAVGTIFEDPALPDQTAPMSYPEWLKAWNAATDEAERERLWRIRQEMFRYQEDLPEVHDLMRELRALVNAYGDVVLVGETEDLAYYGNGEDELHLVFNFPLMKAPRLTPAVVRANQRERLAGLPPGAWPCNTMGNHDVSRVLSRYGDGRHDREIARIAAALMLTLWGTPFLYYGEEIGMRDLILTDLSLFKDPLGRWWYTVERELFGTPHEEAVIRGAQFGRDKCRTPMQWSRAPNAGFCPPGVAPWLPVHPNYQEGVNVADQLEEPDSLLAFYRRLIRLRQRTPALLAGEYVPLAEDSEEALIFLRRLREDGSACLVAMNMSEGPAHVRLDLPTWGRCLFSTHRKEGAEEALRELRLAPFEITLMELLRR; encoded by the coding sequence ATGACGTCCTTGCGCTGGTGGCAGAGGGCCGTGTTCTATCAGATCTATCCCCGCAGCTTTGCGGACGCGAACGGGGACGGCATCGGAGACCTGGAGGGGATCCGTCGCCATCTGGATTACCTCCAGGACCTGGGGGTCGAGGCCATCTGGCTGTGCCCCCACTACCCTTCCCCGCTGGTGGATTGGGGATACGACGTCGCGGACTACACGAACGTGGCCCCGGAATACGGGACCCTGGAGGATTTCCGCCGCCTCCTGGAGGACGCCCACCGCCGGAACATCCGGGTGATCCTGGATCTGGTGCTCAACCACACCTCGGATCAGCACCCGTGGTTTCAGGAGTCCCGCTCCCGCTGCGATCATCCGAAGCGGGACTGGTATATCTGGCGCGACGGCAAGGACGGCGAGCCTCCCAACAACTGGTATTCAGCCTTCGGCGGCTCCGCTTGGGAATACGATCCGCAAACCGGCCAGTATTACTATCACTTCTTCTTTAAAGAGCAGCCGGATCTCAACTGGCGGAACCCGGCAGTGAAGCGGGCGATGTTCGACGTCGTCCGCTTCTGGCTGGACATGGGGGTGGACGGCTTCCGCTTGGACGCGGTGGGGACGATCTTCGAAGATCCCGCGCTCCCGGATCAGACGGCGCCGATGAGCTACCCCGAGTGGCTGAAGGCGTGGAACGCGGCCACGGATGAGGCGGAGCGGGAGCGCCTGTGGCGCATCCGCCAGGAGATGTTCCGCTATCAGGAGGACCTGCCCGAGGTCCACGACCTGATGCGGGAGCTGCGGGCCCTGGTCAACGCCTATGGGGACGTGGTGCTGGTGGGGGAGACGGAGGACCTGGCGTATTACGGGAACGGGGAGGACGAGCTGCATCTGGTCTTCAACTTCCCGTTGATGAAGGCCCCGCGCCTGACGCCGGCGGTGGTGCGGGCGAACCAGCGGGAGCGGCTGGCCGGGCTGCCCCCCGGCGCATGGCCCTGCAACACCATGGGCAACCACGACGTCTCCCGCGTCCTCAGCCGCTACGGGGACGGCCGGCATGACCGGGAGATCGCCCGCATCGCCGCCGCCCTCATGCTCACCCTGTGGGGGACGCCTTTCCTCTACTACGGGGAAGAGATCGGCATGCGGGATCTGATCCTCACCGACCTCTCTTTGTTCAAGGATCCCTTGGGCCGCTGGTGGTATACGGTGGAGCGGGAGCTGTTCGGAACGCCCCATGAGGAGGCCGTGATCCGTGGGGCGCAGTTCGGCCGGGACAAATGCCGGACGCCGATGCAGTGGTCCCGGGCGCCGAACGCCGGCTTCTGCCCGCCGGGGGTGGCCCCGTGGCTCCCGGTGCATCCGAACTACCAGGAGGGGGTGAACGTGGCGGATCAGCTGGAGGAGCCGGATTCGCTGCTTGCTTTTTATCGGCGTCTGATCCGCCTGCGGCAGCGCACGCCGGCTTTGCTCGCGGGCGAATACGTCCCTCTGGCGGAGGATTCCGAGGAGGCCCTGATCTTCCTGCGCCGGCTGCGGGAGGACGGCTCGGCCTGCCTGGTGGCGATGAACATGAGCGAAGGCCCGGCCCACGTGCGCCTCGATCTCCCGACCTGGGGCCGGTGCCTCTTCTCCACCCACCGGAAGGAGGGCGCCGAGGAAGCCCTCCGGGAGCTGCGGCTGGCGCCCTTCGAGATCACGCTGATGGAGCTCCTCCGGCGATAA
- a CDS encoding CoA-acylating methylmalonate-semialdehyde dehydrogenase yields the protein MGSEVLRNYIGGQWVASATDTYLEVRNPALDAVIARVPLSTVEEVNRAVAAAREAFESWRRLPIPVRARYLLRLRDQVERRFEDLARTIVQEHGKTLEEARGEMQRTLENIEAAAGMFTALMGYHTPQVADGIDEECILEPVGVFCCIAPFNFPAMIPSWFFPYALVAGNTYIVKPSEICPITQTRIFELIHEVGFPPGVINMVHGGKEVVDALLTHPDVAGVSFVGSTPVAKYVYATAAAHGKRAQCHGGAKNALVVMPDADLERTVPAILSSAFGSAGQRCLAGSLVMAVGEIHKPLRRALVEGASRIRVGYGLDEGVQMGPVVSRKALERIHRYIELGVREEAELILDGRGIRVPGYPNGYFIGPTIFDEVQPKMTIACEEIFGPVLGVIRVRDLEEALEIINGLPYGNAASLFTRDGRAAREFRLRVRAGNVGINIGVAAPIAPYPFAGQKQSFFGDLHGQGMDTLYFFTDRKVVITRWF from the coding sequence ATGGGGAGCGAGGTGTTGCGGAACTACATCGGCGGCCAGTGGGTGGCGTCGGCGACGGACACCTACCTGGAGGTGCGCAACCCGGCCCTGGATGCGGTGATCGCCCGGGTTCCCCTCTCCACGGTGGAGGAAGTGAACCGAGCGGTGGCGGCAGCCCGGGAGGCTTTTGAGTCGTGGCGGCGCCTCCCCATCCCGGTCCGCGCTCGCTATCTCCTGCGCCTGCGGGATCAGGTGGAGCGGCGTTTTGAGGACCTGGCCCGCACCATCGTGCAGGAGCACGGGAAGACCCTGGAGGAAGCCCGGGGGGAGATGCAGCGGACCCTGGAGAACATCGAGGCGGCCGCTGGGATGTTCACCGCGCTCATGGGTTATCACACCCCCCAGGTCGCCGATGGGATCGATGAGGAGTGCATCCTGGAGCCGGTGGGCGTCTTCTGCTGCATCGCACCCTTCAACTTCCCCGCCATGATCCCCTCGTGGTTCTTCCCCTACGCCCTCGTCGCCGGGAACACCTACATCGTCAAGCCCTCCGAGATCTGCCCCATCACGCAAACCCGTATCTTCGAGCTGATCCACGAGGTTGGCTTCCCTCCGGGGGTGATCAACATGGTCCACGGGGGGAAGGAGGTGGTGGACGCGCTGCTGACCCACCCCGACGTTGCGGGGGTCTCCTTCGTGGGCTCCACGCCGGTGGCGAAGTATGTCTACGCCACGGCGGCCGCCCACGGCAAGCGAGCCCAGTGCCACGGCGGGGCCAAGAACGCCCTGGTGGTGATGCCCGACGCGGACCTGGAGCGCACGGTCCCGGCCATCCTCTCCTCCGCCTTTGGGTCGGCGGGCCAGCGCTGCCTGGCCGGCTCCCTGGTGATGGCCGTGGGGGAGATCCACAAGCCGTTGCGGCGGGCCTTGGTGGAGGGAGCGTCCCGCATCCGGGTGGGTTACGGGCTCGACGAGGGCGTGCAGATGGGTCCGGTGGTCTCCCGCAAAGCCTTGGAGCGGATCCACCGCTATATCGAGCTCGGCGTGCGGGAAGAAGCCGAGCTGATCCTGGACGGACGGGGGATCCGGGTGCCGGGCTATCCCAACGGCTATTTCATCGGGCCGACGATCTTCGACGAGGTGCAGCCGAAGATGACCATCGCCTGCGAGGAGATCTTCGGCCCGGTGCTGGGGGTGATCCGGGTGCGTGATCTGGAGGAGGCCCTGGAGATCATCAACGGCCTCCCCTATGGGAACGCCGCCTCCTTGTTCACCCGGGACGGGCGGGCGGCCCGGGAGTTCCGGCTGCGGGTGCGCGCAGGCAACGTGGGGATCAACATCGGCGTGGCCGCCCCCATCGCCCCTTACCCCTTCGCCGGGCAGAAGCAATCCTTCTTCGGCGACCTCCACGGCCAGGGGATGGACACCTTATACTTCTTCACGGATCGCAAAGTGGTCATCACCCGCTGGTTCTAA
- a CDS encoding DUF433 domain-containing protein yields the protein MELRHYRFRRITMDPNKCMGKPCIRGLRIPVSSILNYLSSGMTIEEILQEWPELEREDIYEALAFAAFMLEERVLPLEEVRTQ from the coding sequence ATGGAGCTCCGACATTACCGTTTCCGGCGTATTACGATGGATCCCAACAAATGCATGGGGAAGCCATGCATCCGTGGTTTGCGAATTCCGGTATCCTCGATCCTAAATTACCTGAGCTCCGGCATGACGATTGAAGAGATCCTTCAAGAGTGGCCTGAGCTGGAACGCGAAGATATCTATGAAGCCCTTGCCTTTGCGGCCTTCATGTTAGAAGAGCGTGTGCTTCCTTTAGAGGAGGTCCGCACACAATGA
- a CDS encoding pyridoxal phosphate-dependent decarboxylase family protein, with translation MPREDGLWGFLRRRLRSWLARLERPVRAVPGVERRLEEEYAEVLRGLEPLLKPYRDLPAFHRLPPEGRSPEWVFQHLEALAAREEPRWRKGYASGAVYHGGGPHVAFLNRVYALFSQTNPLHPDLWPSVARMEAEIVSMTAHMLGADAAGEEIVGTVTSCGTESILLALKAYRDWARETRGIVRPEVVLPVTAHAAFEKAAQLLGLRLIYVPVDAGYRADVAAMARAITRRTIVLVASAPSFPHGIIDPVPEIATLARAHGIGCHVDACLGGFILPWAERLGYPVPPFDFRLPGVTSISVDPHKYGYAPKGVSVILYRGRALRRYQYFAATDWPGGLYATPTLLGSRPGGLIAAAWAAMVALGEQGYLEATRAILETAARIREGIRQIAGLEVMGDPLWVIAFTSKEFDIYRVLERMGQRGWSLNALQHPPAVHLAVTLRHTQPGVAERFLEDLRESVAWVRAHPEERGALAPVYGMAATLPFRGVVRDLLHRYLDLLYTP, from the coding sequence ATGCCACGCGAAGATGGGTTGTGGGGGTTCCTCCGGCGAAGGCTTCGTTCATGGCTTGCCCGGCTGGAGCGACCGGTGCGGGCAGTGCCTGGGGTGGAGCGTCGCCTGGAGGAGGAATACGCGGAGGTGTTGCGAGGGCTGGAGCCGCTCCTCAAACCTTACCGGGATCTTCCCGCCTTCCACCGGTTGCCCCCGGAGGGGCGGTCCCCGGAGTGGGTGTTTCAGCATCTGGAAGCGCTGGCGGCCCGGGAGGAGCCGCGATGGCGAAAGGGCTATGCCTCGGGGGCGGTGTATCACGGCGGGGGACCCCACGTGGCCTTCCTGAACCGCGTCTACGCCCTTTTCTCCCAGACCAACCCCCTCCACCCGGATCTCTGGCCCAGCGTGGCGCGGATGGAGGCGGAGATCGTCTCCATGACCGCGCACATGCTGGGCGCGGACGCCGCGGGCGAGGAGATCGTGGGGACGGTGACCTCATGCGGGACGGAGAGCATCCTGCTGGCGCTGAAGGCCTACCGGGACTGGGCCCGGGAGACGCGGGGGATCGTCCGGCCGGAGGTGGTGCTCCCGGTCACCGCCCACGCGGCGTTCGAGAAGGCCGCTCAGCTCCTCGGGTTGCGCTTGATCTACGTCCCCGTGGATGCGGGTTATCGGGCCGATGTGGCGGCCATGGCCCGGGCGATCACCCGTCGCACCATCGTCCTGGTGGCCTCCGCTCCCTCGTTCCCCCATGGCATCATCGACCCTGTCCCGGAGATCGCGACCCTGGCCCGGGCGCACGGGATCGGCTGCCACGTGGATGCATGCCTGGGCGGGTTCATCCTGCCGTGGGCGGAACGGCTGGGCTATCCCGTCCCTCCCTTCGATTTCCGACTGCCCGGCGTGACTTCGATCTCTGTCGATCCGCACAAATACGGATACGCGCCGAAGGGCGTCTCGGTGATCCTGTATCGGGGAAGGGCGCTGCGCCGTTATCAATACTTCGCGGCCACGGACTGGCCGGGGGGCCTCTACGCCACCCCTACGCTGCTGGGAAGCCGTCCCGGCGGTCTGATCGCCGCGGCCTGGGCGGCGATGGTCGCGCTGGGGGAGCAAGGGTATCTGGAGGCCACGCGCGCGATCCTGGAGACGGCAGCCCGGATCCGGGAGGGGATCCGCCAGATCGCCGGGTTGGAGGTCATGGGGGATCCCCTCTGGGTGATCGCCTTCACATCGAAGGAGTTCGATATTTACCGGGTGCTGGAGCGGATGGGGCAGAGGGGCTGGAGTTTAAACGCGCTGCAGCACCCGCCGGCGGTGCATCTTGCGGTCACCCTGCGCCACACCCAGCCCGGGGTGGCCGAGCGGTTCCTGGAGGATCTGCGGGAAAGCGTGGCCTGGGTGCGGGCACACCCCGAGGAACGGGGCGCCCTGGCCCCGGTCTACGGCATGGCCGCTACCTTGCCCTTCCGCGGGGTGGTCCGGGATCTGCTCCACCGCTATTTAGATTTGCTCTACACGCCGTGA